A single region of the Pseudalkalibacillus berkeleyi genome encodes:
- the cpaB gene encoding Flp pilus assembly protein CpaB has translation MKTKQIWLTAIVFGLFAAGVLYFSIFKEAQPAATTVKDEQKQDEVKASEEKPKVNATTVTQQKLTISEGKRAISVDVKFDQGVSGNITVGSYVDVVYVSSSLGEHPDAENSKKDEAKLLLQNIKVLAIGHAADSEQEAIRYQTVTFEVTPQQGLTLGFATRGELHLMLRTKGDQKIEKEKLTITEGK, from the coding sequence ATGAAAACAAAACAAATTTGGCTTACTGCAATCGTTTTTGGATTATTTGCAGCTGGCGTTCTCTATTTTTCTATCTTTAAAGAAGCTCAACCTGCTGCTACAACAGTAAAAGATGAACAAAAGCAAGATGAAGTTAAAGCGTCTGAAGAAAAGCCTAAAGTGAACGCAACAACGGTAACGCAACAGAAGTTAACGATTAGTGAAGGAAAGCGTGCGATCTCTGTAGATGTCAAATTCGATCAAGGTGTTTCTGGAAACATCACAGTTGGATCCTATGTTGATGTCGTATATGTATCAAGTTCCTTAGGAGAGCACCCAGACGCTGAAAATTCAAAGAAAGATGAAGCTAAACTGCTTTTACAAAATATTAAAGTACTAGCGATTGGACATGCTGCTGATTCTGAACAGGAAGCAATTCGGTATCAGACTGTTACGTTCGAAGTTACCCCACAACAAGGACTCACTCTCGGTTTTGCTACAAGAGGGGAACTACATTTAATGCTTCGTACGAAAGGTGATCAAAAGATTGAAAAAGAAAAACTCACAATTACAGAAGGCAAGTAA
- a CDS encoding AAA family ATPase gives MDYKFLGLVNDLELVKKIDDQMQSEQIRTNWYTSIGEFWQSVERESQAILIITETSFYNVYDFCKELSLSFPKHQIILLVEESEYDVKRALKSGANDILLFNKAESEIVRTIHEIKRDQSLKEKKGTDTVDSDVPNKHARYISVSSTKGGIGKSTLSVNLASEYAKNGSRVALIDLDLQFGDVALILDVKPKRTIYDWVKEGYGRSIGVERFMLEHSSGVKVLPSPVRPEFAEVINEEHIKEVLDELKTSFDIVIIDTPPGLPETTLTALEASDQVVVLTYMDLPTLKNTKLFLETLESLELKERIKIVLNKVSKVKGIKPDSVEKILGMSVNARLPEQNKVVLPSLNMGIPYVVSHPKSMVSKSVKKLADLLIPRGIVRNKSPKSFLVNIVPKGRRRVS, from the coding sequence ATGGATTATAAATTTCTCGGACTGGTCAATGACTTGGAACTGGTCAAAAAGATTGATGATCAGATGCAATCTGAACAAATCAGGACCAATTGGTACACATCTATCGGGGAGTTTTGGCAATCAGTAGAAAGAGAGTCACAAGCCATCCTAATTATCACTGAAACTTCTTTCTATAACGTGTATGACTTTTGTAAAGAACTGTCGTTGAGCTTTCCGAAACATCAAATTATTTTATTAGTAGAGGAAAGTGAATACGACGTGAAACGAGCGTTGAAATCAGGCGCAAATGACATACTCTTATTCAATAAAGCAGAATCAGAAATTGTCCGTACCATCCATGAAATCAAAAGAGATCAAAGCTTGAAGGAGAAGAAAGGTACAGACACGGTAGATTCGGATGTACCTAATAAACATGCTAGGTATATTTCAGTCTCGAGTACAAAAGGTGGTATTGGAAAATCAACACTATCTGTAAACCTTGCAAGTGAATATGCAAAAAACGGTAGCCGTGTCGCATTAATTGATTTGGACTTACAATTCGGTGATGTTGCTCTTATCTTAGATGTTAAACCAAAACGTACAATTTATGACTGGGTGAAAGAAGGTTATGGCCGCTCGATCGGAGTTGAAAGATTTATGCTTGAGCATTCATCAGGCGTGAAAGTTTTGCCCTCACCTGTAAGACCTGAATTTGCTGAAGTCATCAATGAAGAGCATATCAAAGAAGTCTTAGACGAGCTGAAAACTAGTTTTGATATCGTTATTATTGATACGCCTCCAGGACTCCCAGAAACTACGTTAACTGCACTCGAAGCTTCTGACCAAGTCGTTGTCTTAACTTATATGGATTTGCCTACTCTAAAGAATACGAAGCTATTCTTAGAAACATTAGAATCTCTTGAATTGAAAGAAAGAATTAAGATTGTTTTGAATAAAGTTTCGAAAGTGAAGGGTATTAAACCTGACTCAGTAGAAAAAATTCTAGGTATGAGTGTAAATGCAAGATTACCAGAACAAAACAAGGTTGTTCTACCTTCTCTAAATATGGGCATTCCTTATGTCGTTAGTCATCCAAAGTCGATGGTGTCAAAAAGTGTGAAGAAGTTAGCCGATT